The following are encoded together in the Drosophila takahashii strain IR98-3 E-12201 chromosome X, DtakHiC1v2, whole genome shotgun sequence genome:
- the LOC108065554 gene encoding proteasome inhibitor PI31 subunit, whose protein sequence is METPDTTSSLSHLSEISLKSLGIGVAGKSGKAEIDSLDWHLLFHSIRPNIRKKSDLLIALIHLLVTKEYRLRGATKAEAITNFSGRQMAGGSGSDLLPQHWNRDAHRYSLNYVDELGSQYVLMAKLSRRDLVISLQNSTSKRMSIACLQPENLVMSTTRSSFGKCLPGVEKIMQRLRFDLVDPAVRGVRKRDPLGLRSVATSSRLTFQHSKSIHALASEESS, encoded by the coding sequence ATGGAAACACCAGACACCACTTCATCACTGTCACATCTCAGCGAGATCTCGCTGAAATCTCTGGGGATCGGAGTAGCTGGGAAGAGCGGGAAGGCGGAAATCGATTCCCTCGATTGGCACTTGCTGTTCCACTCCATCCGGCCAAACATTCGCAAGAAGTCCGACCTGTTGATCGCCCTCATCCACCTGCTGGTCACCAAGGAGTACCGCCTGCGAGGAGCCACCAAGGCGGAGGCCATTACAAATTTCAGTGGCAGGCAGATGGCCGGAGGCAGTGGCAGTGACTTGCTGCCCCAACACTGGAATCGCGATGCCCATCGCTACTCACTGAACTACGTGGATGAGCTGGGCAGCCAGTACGTCCTAATGGCCAAGCTGAGTCGTCGGGATCTGGTGATCAGCCTGCAGAACTCGACCAGCAAACGAATGTCCATCGCCTGTCTGCAGCCCGAGAATCTGGTGATGTCTACGACTAGATCGTCCTTCGGGAAGTGCCTGCCGGGGGTGGAGAAGATAATGCAGCGTCTGCGTTTCGATCTGGTGGATCCGGCAGTGCGGGGAGTTCGCAAGAGGGATCCTCTCGGTCTCCGGTCTGTGGCGACATCCTCCAGGTTGACCTTCCAGCACAGCAAGAGCATCCATGCCCTGGCCAGCGAGGAGTCCTCTTAG